Genomic DNA from Candidatus Poribacteria bacterium:
TCGATAAAGCTCCGTGTGACCTCGACTCCTTCCAAAGCCTCGGACTTCAGTGACGGTCATCCCACGGACACCCACATTGTTCAAAGCCTCTTTGACATCTTCAAGCTTAAAGGGACGGATAATGCACTTGTTGAAACAGTGATGCTCACAACCCCTCAACTCTGTGAATATTGTAAAGCGTAGAAACGTAAGAAACCTGCTTAATAGTTTACGCTTTACGCTTTACCCTCATTGTTATCTAGAATTGGACAAGAAATCCAGCCAATTAAATATCATAGTAGAGATGAAATTCGTGTGGATGCGGACGGAGATTGATTGCATCGACTTCGTTTTCACGTTTATAATCTATCCATGTATCAATCACGTCCTGCGTGATTACATCGCCTTCGAGCAAGTAGTCATGGTCGTCCTCTAAGGCATCAAGTTTCTGCCAGTTCCTCCGGCTCTAGATCATACAGGTCTTTATCAAGCGGCTCACCGGGGTGAATCTGATTCCGGATACCGTCAAGACCCGCCATCAGCATTGCGCTAAAAGCGAGATATGCGTTACAGGAAGGATCTGGTGTGCGGAGTTCCAGTCGCTTCCCTCCCTCGCTCTGAGAATAGACAGGAATGCGGATACACGCACTCCGGTTTCTTTGCGAGTATGCAAGATTCACCGGTGCCTCATAGCCCGGGACCAACCGCTTGTACGAATTGGTTGTCGGTGCAATGATAGCACACAGCGACGGCAGGTGTTTAAGGAGACCGCCCGCGTAATATAACGCAGTTTCACTTAACCCTGCATAACCCTGCGGATCATAGAAGATGTTTTTTCCATCTTTCCACAAACTCTGATGGCAGTGCATGCCTGAACCGTTGTCTTCAAAAAGTGGCTTTGGCATAAAGGTCGCTGTCATGTTGTGGGCACGGGCTGTATTCTTGATAATATACTTGTACAGCGCCATCTTATCGCCCATCCGGGTCATGGTGTCAAATCGCACATCAATCTCACCCTGTCCACCGGTGCCGACCTCATGGTGGTGAAGCTCTATACCAATCCCACAATCGATCATCTTGAGAATCATCTCAGATCGGATGTCTTGCAGTGTATCCGATGGCGGAACAGGGAAATACCCCTCCTTGTAGCGCGGTTTATACCCGAGGTTCGGACCTTCATCGGCACCTGTGTTCCAACTCCCTTCAACCGAATCAACAGAATAGAAGCCTGAATGCTGATCTTGACCGTAGCGAACATCATTGAATACAAAAAATTCAGCTTCAGGTCCCCAATAGCTGGTATCCGCAAGCCCGGTGCTCTTGAGATAGGCTTCCGCTTTTTGAGCGATATGCCGCACGTCTCGGCTATAGCTTTCTAGGGTAATTGGATCCTTAATATTGCCAATGAGACTCAGCGTCGGAATCTTGCAAACCGGATCCACAATGGCTGTATCCGGATCCGGGAACAGGAGCATGTCGCTTTCGTTAATCGCTTGGAAACCGCGAATACTTGAACCATCAAAACCGAGTCCATCTTCAAACAGATCTTCCTCTAACTCTGTTGCGGGAATCGAAAAGTGGTGCCACAGGCCAGGCAGATCCGTGAATTTAAAGTCAACAATTTTGATCTCTTTTTCTTTTGCAAACGCAACGACTTCACTTGGTGTCATCTAAACTCTCCTTAAAAATTAAAATATTGAGCCAAGCAATGACGATTAAACTAAGCAGGGTTGGCACTGCCCAATAGGCTCGTTAAGAATGCCTATGAGAAGCCTCTCAAGGGGAGACATTTTTGCCACATTTCATACACCCTACTCAACGAATTATTGGAAACAATAAAATTTGAAAACAGGACACCTCAAAGATATAGCGCAAGCGATATGCCAATAATCAAATCGCTGTCAAAATGAAAAGTCAGCACCGAATTTTCTCTACCTCGTTTTTTCTTATTTGTAGCAGAAAGTTGGCTCTGATAGGTAGTTTGCTCCTGATTGTCTTACTATGTGAGGTATCCTTTTAGCAAAAAATTAGTGGAGTGATATAAATGCCTTGATCCATAGATGCTGAATTATTGGGCAGATCATTGCTAAAGTTTTTAGCAATGTCATTACCTACTGATTCAAATCTCTCACAAAACGACTGGCTTCCGGTTCAACTTGTCCTGCATACTTGTTACCCGGTTTTCGACGATAGGGCACCTTTGCAGGAGAGGATAATTCTTCAAATGTAAACGCACAAATCCGCATACCGGGGTAGAGTTTAACGGGCATGCGTCCCAGATTTCCCAGTTCTAGTGTCGCAGTTCCAACCCAACCCGGATCAAAAAGCCCCGCCGTGCTGTGGACAATAATGCCAAGTCTACCAAGGCTACTACGACCTTCGAGTCGCGCCATCACATCGTCGGATAGTTCAAGGGTTTCAAGCGTTGCCGCGAGGACAAATTCCCCCGGCTGCATGGTAAACGCTTCACCATCGGGGACTTCCACCTTGTGCATCAGCTCGTTAAGATCAATCTCCTCACGAAGATCGATATAGGGATACTTACTGTGCTCAAACAACCGGAAGGTATTCCCTAGCCGGAAATCAATGGAACAGGAACCGAGCTGTTTGGTGAGATCTGGGGGAGGAGTGATTTTGATTTTCCCCATTTCCTGATAACGAACAATATCCTGATCTGATAAAACCATCCGCCTGCCCTTTTCATTACTGATGAATCTGCTCTATCTCGCAGCAGTGTATCACTCATTATATACCAAAATCACCGAAAATGTAAAGAGTTATTTCTTTGAAGCAGAAATTTGCAAAAAGTGGATAGAAAGTGCTACATGCCAACGAGAACCAATTTTCTTACATACAGATCCTCAATATGAACACCCAAATTGCTAGTGTATGTGTAGCGCGATGAAATCAACTCCTATCCTCGTAGATTGGGTATCTCCGGTCACGCCTAGTCTCGCCCCTGGTCTCGGAACGGACTATCCCGCCTGTCCCGATTAAAATCGGGGGTACGGACGAATCCTCTCGTCTTTGCCCGATCTATAGCCCCAGAGGGGCGACAGGTATATAACTTTAGCTTTTGGGAAAGCCTCCAATGATTACAACGTTTACGAAATAGGCGGCACCCAAATGTCAACACGCTCCAACAACTTGCGTTACATATAAGTTCTTAATACGAATAGGAAACGGTCAATAGCTTGGGTCACTTCGTAAATACGAGCTCTTCGGCATTTGCTCCCGCATCAGAAGCGAGATCTGTCAGCACCTTGGCAACCTCCTCCGGTTTGAATAGAGTGGACTGTGCGGCAGTAACAGCCGCTTCCGGTGATTCTCCGCCCCGTTCTGCAATTTCGGCGATCGCCCTGAGTTTCAGCGGAGTATTGAGATTGCCGGGACAAACAACATGCACCCGGATACCTAACGGCTCAACCTGATTCTTCAAGGTAAATCCTAACCCACGCACACCGCCTTTGCTAGCGCCGTAGGCAACGGAGGCACTTGGGCCCGTCACTCCTGCTCCCGACGCAATCAGCACAATTACCCCACCACCGCTTTTTTCCATCAGTGGAACAACGTGCTTAGTGCACAGGAAGGTCCCTCTCAAGTTGACTCTGATGACGGCATCCCACGCTTCCACGTTAAACTGATCAATACGCACCGCTGCACCTAGCAGAATGCCAGCACAGGTAACCACCACGTCAAGCCTCCCAAAGTTCTGCCCGACTGATTTCACCATTGCAGCAACGTCCGCTTCTTGAGAGACATCCGTCCGTATAAACACGGCAGTGCCACCCTCCGCTTCAATGGATTGGGCAGTTGCCTTACCATCTGCCTCATTCAGATCGGCGATGATAACTTTTGCTCCCTCTCTGGCATACATTATAGCTGTAGCAGCACCGATGCCGGTCGCCCCACCGGTGACAAGAGCAATTTTATTCTGTAGTCGCATGGTCTTCCCCTTACACAGATTTGAACTACCTTATAATTATTGGATCTTCACCCTTTTCTGCTTCTCTCTTTTCCCATTATCGTAATTTGAGGGTACTCAGCGCAACGAGCATCAAAATCAACCCAATAATCCAGAAACGGAGCACAACCTTCGGCTCGGGCCAACCGAGTTGCTCAAAATGGTGATGCAGAGGCGACATCCTGAACACCCGCTTTTTTCGTGTTTTATAAGACACAACTTGGATGATAACGGAGAGTGCTTCTACGACAAAGATTCCACCGACAATCACAAGCAAGATCTCCTCTTTGATCAAGATAGAGATCGTTCCAAGCGCTGCACCGAGAGCTAACGAACCCGTATCTCCCATGAAAACTTGTGCCGGGTGACAATTATACCATAAAAAGCCCACACCGGCGCCAATCAACGCAGCACAGAAGATAGTCGCAGCCTCTCCACTAGCTGGAATGTGGGCGATGTCAAGGTAATTTGCCAATTGTTGGTGGCTTGTAAGGTAACCCAGCACACCAAATGTGGCTGCGACAAACAGAGTACAGCCGATTGCCAGACCATCAAGCCCGTCCGTAAGATTCACCGCGTTCGACGCACTGACAATGACGAACGCCGCAAATGGAATAAAGAATACGCCGAGATCTGGACGAAGTTGCTTAAAGAAAGGAATGATGATTGAGGTTCTTTCGGTCAAACTG
This window encodes:
- a CDS encoding dCTP deaminase — protein: MVLSDQDIVRYQEMGKIKITPPPDLTKQLGSCSIDFRLGNTFRLFEHSKYPYIDLREEIDLNELMHKVEVPDGEAFTMQPGEFVLAATLETLELSDDVMARLEGRSSLGRLGIIVHSTAGLFDPGWVGTATLELGNLGRMPVKLYPGMRICAFTFEELSSPAKVPYRRKPGNKYAGQVEPEASRFVRDLNQ
- a CDS encoding SDR family oxidoreductase, whose protein sequence is MRLQNKIALVTGGATGIGAATAIMYAREGAKVIIADLNEADGKATAQSIEAEGGTAVFIRTDVSQEADVAAMVKSVGQNFGRLDVVVTCAGILLGAAVRIDQFNVEAWDAVIRVNLRGTFLCTKHVVPLMEKSGGGVIVLIASGAGVTGPSASVAYGASKGGVRGLGFTLKNQVEPLGIRVHVVCPGNLNTPLKLRAIAEIAERGGESPEAAVTAAQSTLFKPEEVAKVLTDLASDAGANAEELVFTK
- the mraY gene encoding phospho-N-acetylmuramoyl-pentapeptide-transferase codes for the protein MLYYLFFEQLTEFFSPLNVFRYISFRSIYATVTALLIALILGPFVIRHLRRLKIGQHVRDDGPETHFSKEGTPTMGGVLIITSVLISIFLWARLDQPYIFILTFSLLWFGGLGFLDDYRKITKQQSLGLKGWHKIVLQTVGALAIAYFLYQWGPVPKDSLTERTSIIIPFFKQLRPDLGVFFIPFAAFVIVSASNAVNLTDGLDGLAIGCTLFVAATFGVLGYLTSHQQLANYLDIAHIPASGEAATIFCAALIGAGVGFLWYNCHPAQVFMGDTGSLALGAALGTISILIKEEILLVIVGGIFVVEALSVIIQVVSYKTRKKRVFRMSPLHHHFEQLGWPEPKVVLRFWIIGLILMLVALSTLKLR